ATAcgaaaataaaaatctccttaGGAACAACCAACCCGTTTTTTTTTAAGTCGAGGTTTAATGCGTCGAGGCTGGACGTGCGATGGACACTTGGACAGGAGCAGGGACCGTGTCTCAGCtaaccttaaaaaaatataacagcaaaattctggaaaaaaaagaggggataGGCTGACAGAAGGGCTCTCACCAGGGAGCAAACACTTTGGAtgaagctgctggaggagcaaaGCGAGGACTATTAAACGATCTACACGAGGAATTAGGAGGAATTAGCCTTTTTCTGCCACTGATGAATCCACGCTGTAGTGTTtaactcttttcttcccctgagTAATCTCCGataacacacacacccccacacacaaaAAGTTAAATCTCACACGGGAGGATGTCCCACGCTGCTCTCGTTTCTTCTCGTCTTGCGTGATCTTGGTGCCAAGCCAAGCCAAGCCAAGCCAAGCCAAGCcgtttctcctcctccaggcaCTTGAGAggtcttttctcctctgtgtcaCCTCTGCCGGTCAAGGAGGCCTGATGCCTCCTCGAGGGGCTTTGCACACTCAGAGCACGGGGACGAGCCGTCTCCCCTGCCCACGCTCCCGGGAGCATCAGTGCTGGCGTCTTCCTCCGAGCTCTTCCCACATTTGGAGCGTTCTCCGGTTCTCCGTCCTCTGTGTCCCCGCTGATGGACGATGAGGCTGGATTTCCTGGTGAACCTCTTCCCGCACTCGGCGCAGGGGTAGGGCTTCTCGCCCGTGTGGGTTCGCTGGTGGGCGATGAGGTCCGAGCTCTGCCCGAAGCTCTTCCCGCACTCGTGGCATTTGTAAGGCTTCTCCCCTGAATGCCATTTCTGGTGTTTAACGAGGCTGGATTTATTGCAGAAGAACTTCCCGCACTCGGAGCAGTGGTAGGGCTTCTCCCCTGTGTGGAAGCGTTGGTGGGTGATAAGGTCCCCGCTCTGGCCGAAGCTCTTCCCGCACTCAGAGCACTCGTAGGGTTTCTCCCCCGTGTGCAACCGCTCGTGCCTGAAGAGTCCATACCTCCCCCGGAAGGATTTGTcgcactgggagcactggtagGGCTTCTCCTCCGTGTGCGTTCGCTGATGGATGGTGAGCTCCGATCGCCGGGCGAAGGTTTTCCCGCACTCGCGGCAGGTGAAGGGTTTCTCCCCCGTGTGTACGATCTGATGGGTGAAGAGGTTGGACCGTTGGCTGAACCTCTTCCCGCACTGGGAGCACTCAAAGGGCTTCTCCCCCGTGTGAATCCGCTGATGGACGATGATGTCCGAGCTGCGGGTGAACCTCTTCCCGCACTCCAGACACTTGTAGGGTTTCTCCCCCGTGTGCACTCTCTCGTGCCTGATGAG
The sequence above is drawn from the Ciconia boyciana chromosome 29, ASM3463844v1, whole genome shotgun sequence genome and encodes:
- the LOC140644806 gene encoding uncharacterized protein isoform X4, yielding MEEGGETVAPGPTGREEMGSIQTGDGMRREDEGCCLEQGCPDGAKVGETMVKSEENNHGRACESDRGMEGCPGMEQTDEFARGEGDRELFAEESLYECSYCKKCFQDRSELICHQRLHRGGKTFKCQECGKEFGKSSDLSSHQKSHMAEKPYQCSTCEKFFKDRSTLIRHERVHTGEKPYKCLECGKRFTRSSDIIVHQRIHTGEKPFECSQCGKRFSQRSNLFTHQIVHTGEKPFTCRECGKTFARRSELTIHQRTHTEEKPYQCSQCDKSFRGRYGLFRHERLHTGEKPYECSECGKSFGQSGDLITHQRFHTGEKPYHCSECGKFFCNKSSLVKHQKWHSGEKPYKCHECGKSFGQSSDLIAHQRTHTGEKPYPCAECGKRFTRKSSLIVHQRGHRGRRTGERSKCGKSSEEDASTDAPGSVGRGDGSSPCSECAKPLEEASGLLDRQR